A single genomic interval of Halorubrum aethiopicum harbors:
- a CDS encoding DUF7124 domain-containing protein, with product MDSGGSSDMTLAFELEALKALADPNAVFSGARQWTEYVGVVSEKPTYVVTNFTRKHRVRQDFFSGPRGVEESLENIKSQFDTDRHVFVGVDDEDVAVAEATGWEFLHVEDAAEAAGWTLATPEEAKEPEEPSRDDWP from the coding sequence ATGGACAGCGGCGGATCAAGCGACATGACGTTGGCGTTCGAACTGGAGGCGCTGAAGGCACTCGCCGACCCGAACGCCGTGTTCAGCGGCGCTCGGCAGTGGACGGAGTACGTCGGGGTCGTAAGCGAGAAGCCCACGTACGTCGTCACGAACTTCACCCGGAAACACCGCGTGCGCCAGGACTTCTTCTCCGGGCCGCGCGGCGTCGAGGAGAGCCTGGAGAACATCAAGAGCCAGTTCGATACCGACCGGCACGTCTTCGTCGGCGTCGACGACGAGGACGTCGCGGTCGCGGAGGCGACGGGCTGGGAGTTCCTCCACGTCGAGGACGCCGCGGAGGCCGCCGGATGGACCCTCGCGACGCCGGAGGAGGCCAAAGAGCCCGAGGAACCCTCCCGAGACGACTGGCCCTGA